One window from the genome of Candidatus Methylomirabilota bacterium encodes:
- a CDS encoding YidB family protein: MGLLDDLLGGLAGQPAGGRMPPQQPAGAQAGGGMSSVLVALMPVVLSMLSNQGARRGGPGQMGAAPGGGGLGDILGQVLGGAAGGGLGSILAQLQQAGYGEQADSWVSPGANKPIPPDAMAQIFGQDGLQQISRHAGLSEEETSRGLSQLLPEVVDRVTPGGQVPDFDSLSTSVDDLARRLGMR, translated from the coding sequence ATGGGACTTCTCGATGATCTGCTCGGTGGATTGGCTGGACAGCCGGCGGGCGGGCGCATGCCGCCGCAGCAGCCGGCGGGCGCGCAGGCCGGCGGCGGCATGAGCAGCGTGCTCGTGGCCCTGATGCCGGTCGTGCTCTCGATGCTGTCGAACCAGGGCGCGCGGCGCGGCGGGCCCGGTCAGATGGGCGCGGCGCCCGGCGGGGGCGGCCTGGGCGACATCCTGGGCCAGGTGCTCGGCGGCGCCGCGGGCGGCGGACTCGGCAGCATCCTCGCCCAGCTTCAGCAGGCCGGCTACGGCGAGCAGGCCGATTCCTGGGTGAGCCCCGGCGCCAATAAGCCCATCCCGCCGGACGCGATGGCGCAGATCTTCGGGCAGGACGGTCTGCAGCAGATCTCGCGTCACGCCGGCCTGAGCGAGGAGGAGACCTCGCGCGGGCTCTCCCAGCTCCTGCCCGAGGTGGTGGACCGCGTGACCCCGGGCGGCCAGGTGCCCGACTTCGACTCGCTCAGCACGAGCGTGGACGACCTGGCGCGCCGGCTGGGCATGCGCTGA